In Poecilia reticulata strain Guanapo linkage group LG1, Guppy_female_1.0+MT, whole genome shotgun sequence, one genomic interval encodes:
- the msmo1 gene encoding methylsterol monooxygenase 1 — MAANGTSDILSSAFLAVEYVDAVLPENPLQPSLRHAWGYMLDNYTKFQIATWGSLIVHEFIYFLFCLPGFLFQFLPFMQKYKIQQDKPETWEKQWTCFKMLLFNHFFIQFPLICGTYYFTEFFSIPYDWDSMPRWTSLLARCFGCAVVEDTWHYFLHRILHHRRIYKYIHKVHHEFTAPFGMQAEYAHPLETIILGAGFFIGIMIFCNHVFFLWAWVAFRLLETIDVHSGYDIPLNPLHLIPFYAGARFHDFHHMNFVGNYSSTFTWWDKLLNTDNQYNKYLEKQGGKKEQ, encoded by the exons ATGGCGGCAAACGGGACATCAGACATCCTGAGCTCTGCCTTCCTGGCAGTGGAGTACGTAGATGCTGTGCTGCCAGAGAACCCCCTGCAGCCCTCCCTGAGGCATGCCTGGGGTTACATGCTGGACAACTACACCAAGTTCCAGATCGCCACCTGGGGGTCACTCATCGTCCACGAGTTCATCTACTTCCTGTTCTGTCTGCCTGGCTTCCTCTTCCAATTCTTGCCCTtcatgcagaaatacaaaatccAGCAG GACAAGCCGGAGACGTGGGAGAAGCAGTGGACATGTTTTAAGATGCTGCTGTTCAACCACTTTTTCATCCAGTTTCCTTTAATCTGTGGAACATACTACTTCACAGAGTTCTTCAGCATCCCATACGACTGGGACTCCATGCCCCGCTG GACGTCTCTTCTGGCTCGGTGCTTCGGCTGCGCTGTCGTCGAGGACACCTGGCACTACTTCCTCCACCGCATACTGCACCACAGGCGTATCTACAAATACATCCACAAAGTTCACCACGAGTTCACG GCTCCGTTCGGCATGCAGGCGGAGTACGCCCACCCTCTGGAGACCATCATCTTGGGTGCCGGCTTCTTCATCGGCATCATGATCTTCTGTAACCACGTGTTCTTCCTCTGGGCCTGGGTGGCTTTCCGTCTGCTGGAGACCATCGATGTTCACAG CGGCTACGACATCCCTCTGAACCCGCTCCACCTCATCCCTTTCTACGCCGGCGCCCGTTTCCATGACTTCCACCACATGAACTTTGTGGGGAACTACTCCTCCACCTTCACCTGGTGGGACAAGCTCCTGAACACCGACAACCAGTACAACAAGTACTTGGAGAAACAAGGAGGGAAGAAGGAGCAGTAA